In the Cololabis saira isolate AMF1-May2022 chromosome 7, fColSai1.1, whole genome shotgun sequence genome, one interval contains:
- the rab9b gene encoding ras-related protein Rab-9B → MSGKNLLLKVILLGDGGVGKSSLMNRYVTDRFDSQSFHTIGVEFLNRDLEVDGRLVTLQIWDTAGQERFKSLRTPFYRGADCCLLTFAVNDLQSFQNLDSWKKEFMYYSDVKNPERFPFVVLGNKVDVEQREVGENEARAWCEENDCCPYFETSAKDDTNVTAAFEAAVREVLAAEDQIDHALLGSTIDLHGNRKTSRGSCC, encoded by the coding sequence ATGAGTGGGAAGAACCTGCTTCTGAAAGTGATCCTGCTAGGAGATGGTGGTGTGGGCAAGTCCTCCTTGATGAATCGCTATGTTACTGACCGTTTTGACTCCCAGTCATTTCACACTATCGGCGTGGAGTTCCTTAACCGGGACTTGGAGGTGGATGGACGCCTGGTCACTCTTCAGATCTGGGACACAGCAGGTCAGGAGCGCTTCAAATCGCTGCGCACACCCTTCTACCGAGGTGCAGACTGCTGCCTGCTCACATTTGCAGTGAACGACCTGCAGAGCTTCCAAAACCTCGACAGCTGGAAGAAGGAGTTCATGTACTACTCTGATGTCAAAAACCCTGAGCGGTTCCCTTTTGTCGTCCTGGGCAACAAGGTAGATGTAGAGCAGAGAGAGGTTGGGGAGAATGAAGCACGGGCATGGTGTGAGGAGAATGACTGCTGTCCTTATTTTGAGACCAGTGCTAAAGATGACACCAATGTCACAGCTGCATTTGAGGCAGCTGTCAGGGAGGTTCTGGCTGCCGAAGACCAGATTGATCATGCACTATTGGGCAGTACCATTGATCTTCATGGCAACCGTAAAACATCTCGTGGATCTTGCTGCTGA
- the fut11 gene encoding alpha-(1,3)-fucosyltransferase 11 produces MMTGRRRLLPCVCLGLFGVLCWVWVSFASFPDDQLHLEDVVDRGAFQPQSALSDMEFASISSYRGPGNSDHRSNKELPIILWWSGGLFPHFPGDTERIDCATSSCLVTSNRKVKLYKRTASIIFYGTDFRAYEAPLPRPRHQTWALFHEESPMNNYILSHGPGIRLFNYTATFSRESDYPLTLQWLPSLEYLLKPVAVSLQEKNRLRREGLAPVLYMQSHCDVPADRDRYIWELMKYIEVDSYGKCLNNKPLPEYLEDTATATGEEPSFMNFVARYKFHLALENGLCPDYMTEKLWRPLHQGCVPVYRGSSAVADWMPNDHSVIIIDDFPSPKALADFLKRLDENDDEYARYLEFKDHRSIANTRLLTGLETREWGVNDMSKPNYLNGFECYVCDQENARLSAERAHRKAPKKNNPPRPKMATNSHMGCPLPSPGYGDVQDLRADDEWLQIWPQDYWQSLDQAEGLESLIRHNESDPSLLWKYIQNIAESRARGKH; encoded by the exons ATG ATGACGGGCAGGAGGAGGCTGCtgccgtgtgtgtgtctggggcTGTTCGGTGTCCTGTGCTGGGTCTGGGTATCTTTTGCCTCTTTCCCTGACGACCAGCTTCATCTAGAAGATGTTGTGGATCGAGGAGCCTTTCAGCCCCAGAGTGCTCTGTCCGACATGGAGTTTGCCTCCATCTCTTCGTACAGAGGACCTGGGAACAGCGACCACCGCAGTAACAAGGAGCTGCCCATCATCCTCTGGTGGAGCGGAGGACTTTTCCCACATTTTCCTGGTGACACTGAACGCATTGACTGTGCAACGTCCTCCTGCCTGGTGACGAGCAATCGCAAG GTGAAGCTGTACAAGAGGACGGCATCCATCATCTTTTATGGGACAGATTTCAGGGCATATGAGGCACCACTCCCTCGTCCCCGCCACCAGACCTGGGCTCTGTTCCACGAGGAGTCACCCATGAACAACTATATCCTCTCTCATGGACCAGGGATCAGGCTGTTCAATTATACTGCAACTTTTAGCAGGGAGTCCGACTATCCCCTGACCTTACAGTGGCTGCCTTCCCTGGAGTACCTGCTGAAGCCTGTCGCGGTGTCGCTGCAGGAGAAGAACCGCCTGAGGAGGGAGGGCTTGGCTCCAGTGCTCTACATGCAGTCTCACTGTGATGTACCAGCAGACAGAGACAGATACATTTGGGAACTCATGAAATACATTGAG GTGGACTCTTATGGGAAATGCCTAAATAACAAACCCCTTCCAGAATATCTGGAGGATACAGCCACCGCTACTGGCGAGGAACCCAGCTTCATGAATTTTGTTGCACGCTACAAGTTCCACCTGGCACTGGAGAATGGCCTGTGTCCAGATTACATGACAGAGAAGCTCTGGCGGCCCCTCCATCAGGGCTGCGTGCCAGTCTATCGAGGCTCCTCTGCGGTGGCTGACTGGATGCCCAACGACCATTCTGTGATAATTATAGACGACTTCCCCTCACCAAAAGCTCTCGCCGACTTTCTCAAGCGTCTGGATGAAAATGATGATGAATATGCCAGATATTTAGAGTTCAAGGACCACAGAAGCATTGCTAACACTCGTTTGCTCACGGGGCTGGAGACCCGTGAGTGGGGAGTCAATGACATGAGTAAACCCAACTACTTAAATGGATTTGAATGTTACGTGTGTGACCAGGAGAATGCCCGGTTGTCAGCAGAAAGAGCACATCGGAAAGCTCCTAAGAAGAACAACCCTCCTCGGCCTAAAATGGCTACAAACTCTCACATGGGTTGCCCACTGCCCAGTCCCGGGTACGGAGACGTCCAAGACCTGCGTGCAGATGACGA ATGGTTGCAAATATGGCCCCAGGATTACTGGCAGAGCCTGGACCAAGCAGAGGGGCTGGAGTCTCTGATAAGACACAACGAGTCAGACCCCTCTCTGCTGTGGAAGTACATCCAAAACATTGCTGAGAGTAGAGCCAGAGGAAAACACTGA